The bacterium genome includes the window GGATGAACTTCTTCACTCTTGATATGCTGTTTTTCCCACTCAATTTTTTCATCTATATACTTTAAAGTAGCAATAAAATTTTCGTCTCCTTCAACTTCTCCTACATATTCAACACCATTTATTACAACAACATTTTTCAACTTATATTTAACTTTCTTATCTTTCTCATCTTTTTTTATTATTATCTTTTCCATCTATCCTCCTTTCTTGTTAAGGGAGAGAGGGAATACCCCCCTCTCCCTTTAACTCATCTTAAAACGCAGAAGCACACTCAATTTTGGTAATAAAGTCCTGATTAAGAAGTATTGTCTTAAAGAACGCTTTCCATCCTGTTTTTCTCCTCTGTGCAAGTGGGTCGCTATCACTTGCTCCTGCTGGTGTAGTATATCTTTCAACTTTTGCAAGGTCAGTAATTCCGTATGCTCCTTTACCAATAATAAATACATTATGAACTGTTACATCTGTTGTAGGAGCAACAGGAGCAAGGTCTCCATCAGGATTTAAAGCAGTAATAACTACATTTGCATCTGGCTCTTGTAAAGAAGCAACTTTCCTCTTTGTAGAAGCACTTGCTCCTACATAAACATCATACAAATATCCTGTATTAGAAGGCATAGTTGCTGTTATCTTTCCTGCTCCACTACTTGTAGAAATAGTTACTGACTTATCTTGAGAAATTAACTCCTCAAATCCTGTAAGAACATTAACTCCAACAACAGAAACAGAGTAAGTTCCATCTGATAAACTTCCACCAGAAGTTGATCCAGTAGCAGTAATAGCCGCAATTCCTGTGTAGTTCTGAACAAAACTACTTCTTACCCATCTTACACCCATCCATTGTCCTATTTCACCTGCATACAACGCTTTAATATTTGAGTATTGAGCCGCAGGAACAAATGTACTATCTCCAATAATATCCATTTCAACAGATGGGTCAACAATTCCACCAAAATATTCTCCATCTATAGGTTCTGCTCTTCTATTTCTTAAAAACGCCACTGCTTTCTTAATCAATCCTGTTGAAATAACATCACTTGCAGTTATCTGACTTCTGGCTGTGCGTGTAGATGGGTAAAATACATTCCTTACTCCTTGTAAAACTCTCTGAATTTCTCTATCTCTTGTTTCAGAGTAAGCAATAGCCAACATTTCCTGTGCAATTTTTAAAACAGGATGGTAAAGAGTTAATTCAGCAACATCAGTCAGAGTAATATATTGTCCCCACTGCTCGCATACTCCTGTAACCTGACTGATTGACATCGTGCTTCCAGTAGGTGTTTCTCCTTCTGTAAGGGATGTTAACGGGAGAGCAATTCTTTCATACCTTACTGCTTTCCATATTTTACCAGAGCCCTGTTCAAAACCAAGTTTATTAGCAAAATTTTCAAACCTTAAATACCTCTGTGCTATTTTTAATAAATCTTTCTCAAGATATTCTCTTATATCAAAAGAAAGGTCAGAACTTTTAACAATTACTTCTGGCATTTTACTCCCTCCTTAAAACTTAACATCTTTAAGTTGTTCAAGTTGTTCTTCAAGGGTCTGCGGTTTAGGAGGAACTTTCCGAACGGACTTACTTTCAGGAACAGGTTTAGGTTTTTCAGTAGTTGTTTTAGGTTTTGTAGTTTCCACAGGTTTTGTCATAACTTCTCTTGCTTTAAGCATAAGGTATATCTGTTCTCGGGATAAATTTTGACCCTGTTTTCTGAAATTCATAAGTTCTGCTTCAATCTGTGGCTCATATTTAGAGTAATCTGAATACTTTTGATTAACTCTCATTTTATCGTTTTCATCATACATATGAGCCAGAGCCATTTTAAGAAGATTTAACTCTTGTTTTAATTTTTTAACCGCAGGGTCATAATATTCTTCTTCCTCTGGTGTTGCTTGATTAACCTGTGGCTGCCGTATCTGTTCCTGAAGTGCTTTAATAGTTTCTTCATACACTTTCAGCCGTTCGGTTAGTTCTCTTATTCTTTCTTCAGCCCTTGAAGAAACCTTTTCTCCCTCTGGTGGCGTAGAGGGAACTTCATTAACAACTTCGCCACCTTCATTTACTTCGCCACTATCGGGCGTCATAGTGGCATTTTCTAATTCTTCGCCCTGAATAATTTTGTCTTCCATACTTCCTCCTTTTTCGGTTTTTACGAGCCGAAACTCGGTTTATTTTTTAGTTTTTTATCTTCAACCTCTTTATTTCTGGCATAAATTACTTTTAATTTTTCTGGTAAATTAACCAATTCCTGATAAACTTTTACTTTTTCTTGTAATCTAATAATCTCTTCTAAATCAGTAGAATTAACTAAAGCATTTTTACATTCTTCTATTTTTTGTTTTATATACTCTTCAACTTCTTTCCAGGGATTATTAACCAACTTACTAATTTTTTCTTCCCAATTCATTTTTCTCCCCTTTTAAAAATATATAATTGTTAAAAAGTAAGAGTTTTTAAGATTTTATATTCCTGAACAAATTCTTTAGCATTAACTACAATCTCTCCATTTATCCAATCTTTAATAACTTCATCTATTTCAGGGTCTTTTTTAAAGTAGAAAAATACAAACCTCTTTTTTGTTTTTATATGTCTTAAAATTTCAAATCCTTTACACTTTAAAAGAGTAGCAAGCCATATGTCTGTGATAAGGATTTCATTTTCTTTCACTTCTTGTTCCAC containing:
- a CDS encoding DUF5659 domain-containing protein, yielding MEQEVKENEILITDIWLATLLKCKGFEILRHIKTKKRFVFFYFKKDPEIDEVIKDWINGEIVVNAKEFVQEYKILKTLTF
- a CDS encoding N4-gp56 family major capsid protein produces the protein MPEVIVKSSDLSFDIREYLEKDLLKIAQRYLRFENFANKLGFEQGSGKIWKAVRYERIALPLTSLTEGETPTGSTMSISQVTGVCEQWGQYITLTDVAELTLYHPVLKIAQEMLAIAYSETRDREIQRVLQGVRNVFYPSTRTARSQITASDVISTGLIKKAVAFLRNRRAEPIDGEYFGGIVDPSVEMDIIGDSTFVPAAQYSNIKALYAGEIGQWMGVRWVRSSFVQNYTGIAAITATGSTSGGSLSDGTYSVSVVGVNVLTGFEELISQDKSVTISTSSGAGKITATMPSNTGYLYDVYVGASASTKRKVASLQEPDANVVITALNPDGDLAPVAPTTDVTVHNVFIIGKGAYGITDLAKVERYTTPAGASDSDPLAQRRKTGWKAFFKTILLNQDFITKIECASAF